From one Onychomys torridus chromosome 12, mOncTor1.1, whole genome shotgun sequence genomic stretch:
- the Slc51a gene encoding organic solute transporter subunit alpha, whose translation MGFWEISKKGELGTLEITLTIILTFLTMGSVAIFVEDAIYLYKNTLCSIKKRTLIWSSSAPTVVSVFCCFGLWIPRALTLVEMAITSFYAIVFYLLMLVMVEGFGGKDAVLRTLKDTPMRVHTGPCCCCCPCCPPLILTRKKLQLLMLGAFQYAFFKIMLNIVGLFLIPDGIFDPSDISEKSTALWINTFLGVSTLFALWSLAILFRQAKLHLGEQNMGSKFALFQILVILTALQPSIFSVLASCGQIACSPPFSSKIRSQVMNCHMLIVETFLMTVLTRMYYRRKDDKVGYETCSAPDLDLKLKA comes from the exons ATGGGCTTCTGGGAGATTTCCAAGAAGGGAG AATTGGGCACGTTGGAAATCACCCTCACCATCATCTTGACCTTTCTTACCATGGGCTCAGTTGCCATCTTCGTAGAGGATGCTATTTATCTGTACAAGAACACCCTTTGCTCCATCAAGAAGAGGACCCTGATCTGGAGTAGCTCTGCACCTACG GTGGTGTCTGTGTTCTGCTGCTTTGGTCTCTGGATTCCTCGTGCCCTCACACTCGTGGAAATGGCCATAACGTC GTTTTACGCCATAGTCTTTTATCTGCTGATGCTGGTCATGGTGGAAGGCTTTGGTGGGAAGGATGCAGTTCTGAGGACACTGAAGGACACACCAATGAGGGTGCACACGgggccctgctgctgctgctgcccctgctgcCCACCCCTCATACTTACCAG GAAGAAGCTTCAGCTGCTGATGTTGGGCGCTTTCCAGTATGCCTTCTTCAAGATAATGCTGAACATAGTGGGGCTGTTTCTCATCCCTGATGGCATCTTTGACCCATCAGAC ATTTCTGAGAAGAGCACGGCTCTGTGGATCAACACTTTTCTCGGCGTGTCCACACTGTTCGCTCTCTGGTCCCTGGCCATCCTTTTCCGCCAAGCCAAGCTGCACCTGGGTGAACAGAATATGGGATCCAAGTTTGCTCTCTTCCAG ATTCTTGTTATCCTGACTGCCCTGCAGCCCTCCATTTTCTCCGTCTTGGCTAGTTGCGGACAGATTGCTTGctcacctcccttctcttctAAAATCAGGTCCCAAG TGATGAACTGCCACATGCTCATAGTGGAGACCTTCCTAATGACGGTGTTGACACGGATGTACTATCGAAGGAAAGATGACAAGGTTGGGTACGAGACTTGTTCAGCACCAGACCTGGACTTGAAACTCAAAGCCTGA